The proteins below are encoded in one region of Pelecanus crispus isolate bPelCri1 chromosome 4, bPelCri1.pri, whole genome shotgun sequence:
- the MRPL35 gene encoding large ribosomal subunit protein bL35m yields the protein RLQEGAVRGILGRWAPWAARSPAAGRALSGLSARRVGQARAPAAAPLWKPRLPSGSPPGGGSPPGGGSPSALSSITPLLPSILQQPARTLTYCSLRNGKRKTVKAVVDRFLRLHNGLWVRRKAGYKKKLWKKSAAQKKRLRELVLCTRTQCKLLDKMTTSFWKRRNWYVDDPYQKYHDRTNLRV from the exons AGGCTGCAGGAAGGCGCCGTGCGCG GGATCCTGGGGCGCTGGGCCCCCtgggctgcccgcagccccgccgcgggACGCGCTCTCTCCGGCCTCTCCGCCCGGCGCGTCGGGCAGGCGCGGGCACCGGCAGCGGCCCCGCTGTGGAAGCCGCGGCTGCCCTCGGGGAGCCCGCCCGGCGGAGGCAGCCCGCCCGGCGGAGGCAGCCCCTCGGCCCTCAGCAG CATCACACCTCTACTTCCGAGTATACTTCAGCAGCCAGCGAGGACTCTCACCTACTGTAGCTTGCggaatggaaaaaggaaaaccgTGAAAGCCGTCGTCGATAGGTTTCTCCGGCTGCACAATGGTCTGTGGGTTAGGAGAAag GCTGGTTATAAGAAGAAACTGTGGAAGAAGTCAGCTGCCCAGAAGAAGCGTTTGAGAGAGCTGGTGTTGTGCACTAGAACGCAATGTAAACTCCTAGATAAAATGACCActtctttctggaaaagaagaaattggtACGTCGATGATCCCTACCAGAAGTATCACGATCGCACGAATCTTCGTGTGTAG